A single window of Psychrobacter raelei DNA harbors:
- a CDS encoding AEC family transporter, translated as MLDIINITAPIFIIIALGYLTVRLKVIDPRHAKGMGSLVLKIALPALVFNAIADMPFEEVIRPYYLIIYGLGSLLAFVIGLMLTKLIWKQDNVSAALNSTALSFSNSAFIGYAVAAMVVGSSVAASYLSMGVIIENLLILPMLFIMAELNGNSGKSLAGVLLGITKNFTRNPLIISIVVSIVFSIFRLPIPSIVAGTIKMLTGAAAPVALFVIGMSLYGLELKGDLPKITTIGLGKLIVHPLMILLAISMISGGSLQDNYVAMLFASAPVFSTIAIIGQHYGLVNRMSAIVIVSTIGSFFSMSAVLIYWKMTIGF; from the coding sequence ATGTTGGATATTATTAACATCACCGCCCCTATTTTTATCATTATCGCGCTGGGTTATTTAACGGTAAGATTGAAGGTGATTGACCCCAGGCACGCCAAAGGCATGGGCAGTCTGGTGTTAAAGATTGCTTTGCCAGCTTTGGTGTTCAATGCAATTGCTGATATGCCCTTTGAAGAGGTGATACGGCCATATTATCTCATTATTTATGGGCTTGGCTCGCTGCTGGCCTTTGTCATCGGTCTGATGCTGACCAAGCTTATTTGGAAACAAGACAATGTTTCTGCTGCGCTGAATTCTACAGCGCTATCCTTCTCCAACAGTGCTTTTATCGGTTATGCCGTTGCGGCTATGGTTGTTGGCTCAAGTGTTGCCGCCAGCTATCTATCGATGGGCGTCATTATTGAAAACCTACTGATCCTGCCGATGCTGTTTATCATGGCAGAGCTGAACGGAAATTCTGGTAAGTCATTGGCCGGCGTGTTGTTAGGTATCACCAAAAACTTTACCCGTAATCCGCTGATTATCTCTATTGTGGTCAGCATTGTGTTTTCTATCTTTCGTCTGCCTATCCCCTCAATAGTGGCTGGAACCATTAAAATGCTTACGGGTGCGGCCGCTCCTGTTGCGCTATTTGTGATTGGGATGAGCTTGTATGGGCTTGAGCTAAAGGGTGATTTGCCTAAGATTACTACTATTGGCCTGGGTAAGCTGATTGTGCATCCATTGATGATACTGCTGGCCATCAGCATGATATCAGGCGGTAGCTTACAAGATAACTATGTCGCTATGCTGTTTGCCTCAGCCCCCGTATTTTCGACCATTGCTATTATTGGTCAGCATTATGGGCTGGTCAATCGTATGTCTGCCATCGTGATTGTCTCCACCATTGGCTCGTTTTTTAGTATGAGTGCGGTGCTGATTTATTGGAAGATGACGATTGGGTTTTAG
- the gyrB gene encoding DNA topoisomerase (ATP-hydrolyzing) subunit B — protein sequence MSESNHNTEQALVQGLPEGVDATDLPAGAEPEEYSSKNIRVLRGLEAVRVRPGMYIGDTDDGTGLHHMVFEVVDNSIDEALAGHCDQIDIIIHEDESVSVMDNGRGIPIDVHPEEGVSAAQVIMTVLHAGGKFDDNSYKVSGGLHGVGVSVVNALSKKLEMNIWREGHHYQQTYSDGVPDSDIQELEKTNKTGTQIRFYPSPEVFTGTVFDFDILAKRLRELSFLNSGVRIVLTDERTDKQHVFEHKGGLSEFVAYINSGKEGLNDVFHFVSEQEDGIVVEAALQWTDTYNEKVLCFTNNIPQKDGGTHLSGFRSALTRCLNSYMDNEKLVKKEKVNTTGDDAREGLTAIVSVKVPDPKFSSQTKDKLVSSEVKSAVESAMHDKFNDYLLEHPGAAKSIANKIIDAARARDAARKARELTRRKTTLDIAGLPGKLADCQEKDPALSELYIVEGDSAGGSAKQGRSRKTQAILPLKGKILNVERARFDKMLSSAEVGTLITALGCGIGPDEYNPDKVRYHKIIIMTDADVDGSHIRTLLLTFFFRQTPELIERGYVYIAQPPLYKVKKGRQELYLKDDEALKAYLLSSTIDEMNLHISEDAPAITGQALETLLNDYNQTQLVKARLQIRYPAILLDALTHVPKLTTDMTYDFDAMTEWKQQLQAQLEHFGSDLRPSIELDNIHAPRTDELSEAAKDANNQFKFKIGAKVDSPNSDIEDAEVVEGQDSDMLSTKPQWLPRITIYVHNLAQHYLLDAGFFNSGEYARLMRLSKQWNTLLTESAFIRRDTTAGGTKDTLIRNFDHLWQQVMQEARRGLSVQRYKGLGEMNADQLWDTTMDPENRRMLKVTIEDAIAADHLFMCLMGDDVEPRRQFIEENALTVTNLDI from the coding sequence ATGAGTGAATCAAACCATAATACCGAGCAAGCGCTAGTACAAGGCTTGCCTGAAGGGGTCGATGCCACAGACTTACCAGCAGGTGCAGAGCCAGAAGAATATAGCTCAAAAAATATTCGAGTATTAAGAGGCCTTGAAGCTGTACGCGTGCGTCCGGGAATGTATATCGGGGATACTGATGACGGTACTGGCTTACACCACATGGTGTTTGAAGTAGTCGACAACTCAATTGACGAGGCATTAGCAGGGCACTGTGACCAAATCGATATCATCATCCATGAAGATGAATCGGTCAGTGTGATGGACAATGGCCGTGGTATTCCTATCGATGTGCATCCTGAAGAGGGCGTGTCGGCCGCTCAGGTCATTATGACCGTGCTGCATGCCGGTGGTAAGTTCGATGACAACAGTTATAAGGTGTCAGGCGGCTTGCACGGTGTGGGTGTCTCAGTAGTGAACGCCTTATCCAAAAAGCTTGAGATGAATATTTGGCGTGAAGGCCACCATTATCAGCAGACTTATAGCGATGGCGTACCAGATAGCGATATTCAAGAATTAGAAAAAACCAATAAGACAGGTACTCAAATTCGTTTTTATCCGAGCCCAGAGGTATTTACCGGTACCGTATTTGACTTTGATATTTTAGCCAAGCGTTTACGCGAGTTGTCATTTTTAAACTCAGGGGTTCGCATTGTGCTAACCGATGAGCGTACAGACAAACAGCATGTGTTCGAGCACAAAGGTGGGCTATCGGAGTTTGTGGCTTACATCAATTCTGGCAAAGAAGGCCTAAATGATGTCTTTCATTTTGTCAGTGAGCAAGAAGACGGTATCGTTGTGGAAGCGGCACTGCAGTGGACAGATACTTATAATGAAAAAGTGCTGTGTTTTACCAACAACATCCCACAAAAAGATGGCGGCACTCACTTATCAGGTTTCCGCTCAGCCTTAACCCGTTGTCTAAATAGCTATATGGACAATGAAAAACTGGTTAAAAAAGAAAAAGTGAACACCACAGGCGACGATGCGCGTGAAGGCTTAACCGCCATTGTTTCGGTCAAAGTACCTGATCCTAAATTCTCAAGTCAGACCAAAGACAAGCTGGTATCGAGCGAAGTGAAATCCGCTGTTGAATCAGCGATGCATGACAAGTTTAATGACTACTTGCTTGAGCATCCAGGTGCGGCAAAATCTATTGCCAATAAGATTATTGATGCGGCCCGTGCTCGTGATGCAGCCCGTAAAGCACGTGAATTAACGCGTCGTAAAACCACTTTAGACATCGCTGGTCTGCCCGGTAAACTGGCTGATTGCCAAGAAAAAGACCCAGCATTGTCTGAATTATATATTGTGGAGGGTGACTCAGCAGGTGGTTCTGCCAAGCAGGGTCGTAGCCGTAAGACTCAGGCTATTTTGCCGCTTAAAGGTAAGATCTTAAACGTTGAGCGTGCCCGTTTTGACAAGATGTTATCCTCTGCTGAAGTCGGTACGTTAATCACCGCGCTAGGCTGTGGTATTGGCCCCGATGAATACAATCCAGATAAAGTACGTTATCACAAAATCATCATTATGACCGATGCCGACGTGGATGGCTCACACATTCGTACGCTGCTTTTGACCTTCTTCTTCCGTCAAACACCAGAGCTTATCGAACGAGGCTATGTCTATATTGCTCAGCCGCCTTTGTACAAGGTAAAAAAAGGCCGTCAAGAGCTGTATCTAAAAGATGATGAGGCGCTCAAAGCGTATCTATTATCCTCGACGATTGATGAGATGAATCTACACATTAGTGAAGATGCACCAGCCATTACCGGTCAAGCCTTAGAGACGTTATTAAACGATTATAACCAAACACAACTGGTGAAAGCACGTTTGCAGATTCGTTATCCTGCAATATTGCTCGATGCTTTGACTCATGTGCCTAAGCTGACTACAGACATGACTTACGACTTCGATGCCATGACTGAGTGGAAGCAGCAGTTGCAGGCTCAGCTAGAGCACTTCGGTAGTGATTTGCGCCCCTCCATTGAGCTTGATAACATCCATGCGCCGCGCACAGATGAGCTGTCTGAAGCGGCTAAAGATGCCAACAATCAGTTTAAATTTAAAATCGGCGCAAAAGTAGACAGCCCGAATAGTGATATTGAAGATGCCGAAGTTGTGGAAGGTCAAGACAGCGACATGCTATCAACCAAGCCGCAGTGGTTGCCTCGTATTACCATTTACGTGCATAACTTGGCACAGCATTATCTGCTTGATGCCGGCTTCTTTAATTCAGGCGAATACGCACGCTTGATGCGTCTGTCAAAACAGTGGAATACGTTGCTGACAGAGTCCGCCTTTATCCGCCGTGATACCACAGCTGGTGGCACCAAAGATACTCTGATTCGCAACTTTGATCATCTATGGCAACAAGTGATGCAAGAAGCCCGTCGTGGTCTGTCTGTGCAGCGCTACAAAGGGCTGGGCGAGATGAACGCCGACCAGCTTTGGGACACCACCATGGATCCTGAGAACCGCCGTATGTTAAAGGTCACCATTGAGGATGCGATTGCCGCTGATCATTTATTCATGTGCTTGATGGGCGATGATGTAGAGCCGCGCCGTCAGTTCATTGAAGAAAATGCCTTAACCGTTACCAATCTTGATATCTAA
- a CDS encoding KAP family P-loop NTPase fold protein: MQNESYSSDAPVSKIDDDEFSRWSFSERVAQVIADRKDSSSIVIGLYGAWGDGKTSVLNFIEQSLVGTDDVICIKFNPWRFGTEDQLLMGFFNQIADALDKKLTTSGDTLKNIGSKIIQPLSKMANVEAVGDIVTSFISMPDIDIFKTRTEELLETSKKRVLILIDDVDRLDKTEIHSLFRLVKLTADFKYTSYILAFDKDIVASSLQDRYSNSQGNSGEAFLEKIIQVPLNLPHIDRSTLRRFCFQGVDEALKLANIELTQEQVQRFHINYLSAFDDHISTPRKAKLYSNTLMFSLPILKGEVNPIDVMLIEGIRLFYPKLYDFIKNNQDLFAGTFISSQYGNDDANKEHIRELIDETILNLNVTEKEGIIELLKDIFPRLQAVYSNTYHSGDSLKIWDKNQNICSKNYFFRYFGYSLLPNDISDTNLNLLIQDINNWQQPYSIETNPLSVVLTPENADSLIQKLYKKVASIDSIGANQMAIAITQVSEKLPAEDNFMWADAYTQSTWLIADLILNVSKVERVEVVKNLFNHANTIDYQTTIFKFLKHDQRDNAQPNYLNSEEMRDIGTHLARKILAEIQDKDITLDEENPTSYIFWLLNKYINQDVVNDYIEKIISSDDNAIYRILDAHTSTSKNLLDGTNSKGLFEKDTYEYLSKNINSSIIFGKLEQSCSDLLYDLKEYPKVNKREYDRKRTILQQFAWLYKQDWSHREFEFLSNSVNSKVLLFK; the protein is encoded by the coding sequence ATGCAAAATGAATCATACTCTTCGGACGCTCCAGTTTCTAAAATAGACGACGATGAGTTCTCACGTTGGAGTTTCTCTGAAAGAGTTGCTCAAGTTATCGCTGACAGGAAAGACTCAAGCAGTATTGTTATTGGTCTATATGGTGCATGGGGTGATGGTAAAACTTCAGTACTAAACTTTATCGAACAATCTTTGGTTGGTACTGACGATGTCATCTGTATTAAATTTAATCCGTGGCGATTTGGTACTGAAGACCAGCTTTTAATGGGGTTTTTTAATCAAATTGCTGATGCATTGGATAAAAAGTTAACCACTTCAGGAGATACACTAAAAAATATTGGAAGCAAAATAATACAACCCTTATCTAAGATGGCGAATGTTGAGGCTGTAGGAGATATTGTCACCTCATTTATATCCATGCCTGATATAGATATTTTTAAAACAAGAACCGAAGAGCTATTAGAGACGTCCAAAAAACGTGTTTTGATTTTAATCGATGACGTTGATAGATTAGACAAGACAGAAATTCACTCTTTATTTCGCTTAGTTAAGTTAACAGCAGACTTTAAATACACCTCATACATCCTTGCTTTTGATAAAGATATTGTTGCGTCCTCTCTACAAGATAGATATTCAAACTCTCAAGGTAATTCAGGTGAGGCTTTTCTAGAAAAAATAATTCAAGTGCCATTAAATTTGCCACATATTGATAGATCAACGTTAAGGAGGTTTTGCTTTCAAGGTGTTGATGAGGCATTAAAATTAGCTAACATCGAGTTAACTCAAGAACAAGTTCAAAGATTCCACATCAATTATCTATCTGCTTTTGACGACCATATATCTACGCCCAGAAAGGCAAAGCTCTATAGCAATACCCTTATGTTTTCCTTACCCATATTAAAAGGTGAGGTTAATCCCATTGATGTAATGCTTATTGAAGGTATCAGACTCTTTTATCCAAAGCTTTACGACTTCATAAAAAATAATCAAGATTTATTTGCAGGTACTTTTATTTCGAGTCAATATGGAAACGATGATGCAAATAAAGAACATATCAGAGAACTAATTGATGAGACCATATTAAATCTCAATGTAACAGAAAAAGAAGGCATAATAGAGTTACTTAAAGATATATTCCCTAGGTTACAAGCCGTTTATAGTAATACCTATCATTCTGGAGATTCCCTTAAGATATGGGATAAAAACCAGAATATTTGTTCTAAAAACTACTTTTTTAGATATTTTGGATACTCTTTACTGCCCAATGACATCTCTGATACTAATCTCAATCTGCTAATACAGGATATAAATAATTGGCAACAGCCTTATTCGATTGAGACTAATCCGTTATCTGTAGTTTTGACTCCTGAAAATGCTGATAGTTTAATACAAAAGCTGTATAAAAAAGTTGCAAGTATAGATTCAATAGGCGCTAATCAAATGGCGATTGCTATCACTCAAGTTAGTGAAAAACTACCGGCTGAAGACAACTTCATGTGGGCAGATGCTTATACACAATCGACTTGGCTAATAGCTGACCTTATACTTAACGTTTCTAAGGTTGAGCGAGTTGAAGTCGTTAAAAATTTATTTAACCATGCAAATACGATTGACTATCAAACAACAATTTTCAAATTTTTAAAGCATGACCAAAGAGATAATGCACAACCAAATTATCTTAATTCAGAAGAAATGAGGGATATCGGTACTCATTTAGCAAGAAAAATATTAGCTGAAATTCAAGATAAAGATATTACCTTAGATGAGGAGAATCCTACATCTTATATATTTTGGTTACTCAATAAATATATTAATCAAGATGTCGTCAACGACTATATTGAAAAGATAATAAGCTCTGATGATAATGCTATTTATCGAATACTTGATGCACATACTTCTACTTCAAAAAATTTACTCGATGGAACGAATAGTAAAGGTTTATTCGAGAAAGATACATACGAATATTTATCTAAAAACATAAATTCATCTATAATTTTTGGAAAACTAGAACAAAGCTGTTCTGATCTATTATATGACCTTAAAGAATATCCCAAAGTAAATAAGCGAGAATACGATAGAAAGAGAACTATACTTCAACAATTTGCATGGCTATATAAACAAGACTGGTCACATCGAGAATTTGAGTTTTTATCTAATTCAGTCAATTCAAAAGTTTTATTATTCAAATAA
- the rlmF gene encoding 23S rRNA (adenine(1618)-N(6))-methyltransferase RlmF: MTHPVTPKNTTRPTPANKPAASTLHPRNPHQGRYDFDKLIKALPELEKHAITNPSGEATINFSDADAVLTLNKALLAHHYNIKYWDLPKGYLCPPIPGRADYIHQVADLLNNNNSGSENKKPHVLDIGTGASLIYPIIGSQSYGWYFTATDIDPVSINTAKAICEINPNLKKLVTVKQQKNPKNIFKGIIGEHDYFDITVCNPPFHGSMQDVLDANNRKQSKLQKNRARRNPNGQANKFADAKNNLNFGGQNAELWTEGGEFAFISRMINESVDYAQHVNWFTTLVSRAENLKPLDALLRKVGARQIKTINMQHGQKASRILAWRFK, from the coding sequence ATGACACACCCTGTAACGCCAAAAAATACCACCCGCCCTACACCTGCTAATAAGCCTGCTGCCAGCACATTACATCCGCGCAATCCGCATCAAGGTCGTTATGATTTTGATAAGCTTATCAAAGCCTTACCTGAGCTTGAAAAACATGCCATTACCAATCCGAGCGGTGAGGCGACGATCAACTTCTCGGATGCCGATGCGGTATTAACCCTCAATAAAGCGTTATTGGCGCATCATTACAACATTAAATACTGGGATTTACCCAAAGGTTATTTGTGCCCGCCTATTCCTGGCCGTGCCGATTATATTCATCAAGTAGCAGACTTACTTAACAATAACAACAGTGGTTCAGAGAACAAAAAACCACATGTGTTAGACATTGGCACCGGTGCCAGCTTAATTTATCCAATTATCGGCAGTCAAAGCTATGGCTGGTACTTCACCGCCACCGATATTGATCCTGTGTCTATTAATACCGCCAAGGCCATTTGTGAGATTAATCCCAATCTAAAAAAACTGGTCACTGTCAAACAGCAAAAGAACCCAAAAAATATCTTTAAAGGCATTATCGGTGAACACGATTATTTTGATATCACTGTGTGTAACCCGCCGTTTCACGGATCAATGCAAGACGTGCTGGATGCCAATAATCGCAAACAAAGCAAACTGCAAAAAAACCGTGCCCGCCGCAACCCCAATGGCCAAGCCAACAAGTTTGCTGATGCCAAAAATAACCTAAACTTTGGCGGTCAAAACGCAGAGCTGTGGACCGAAGGCGGTGAGTTTGCCTTTATTAGCCGCATGATTAATGAAAGCGTGGATTATGCCCAGCACGTCAACTGGTTTACCACCCTTGTATCGCGTGCCGAAAACCTAAAACCGCTTGACGCCTTACTGCGCAAAGTAGGCGCCAGACAAATCAAGACCATTAATATGCAGCATGGTCAAAAAGCCAGCCGCATTTTGGCATGGCGCTTTAAATAA
- a CDS encoding manganese efflux pump MntP family protein, whose protein sequence is MIDVLFLAIALAMDAFAVSIGLGAKQANTAFSSAAKAKSMLLKLALMAALYFGVAQGVMPLIGYLLGSALLGWLASAAPWIGCIILIGLGAKMLYEAIQGDHEEEELGLDDNQSVDHKLMGTMAIATSIDAMAAGFTLNLLAVNAWLACLIIALVTALFSFFGVYLGRQSGTWLEDKAEVVGGVVLIAIGIKMVL, encoded by the coding sequence ATGATTGACGTTCTATTTTTGGCCATTGCTTTAGCAATGGATGCGTTTGCTGTGTCTATTGGACTGGGGGCAAAACAGGCCAATACTGCCTTTTCAAGCGCAGCAAAGGCAAAGTCTATGTTATTAAAGCTGGCACTGATGGCAGCACTTTACTTCGGTGTGGCTCAGGGCGTGATGCCTTTGATTGGCTATTTATTGGGATCAGCTTTGCTTGGATGGTTGGCCTCCGCAGCCCCTTGGATTGGCTGTATTATCCTCATTGGTCTGGGCGCAAAAATGCTATATGAGGCCATACAGGGTGACCATGAAGAAGAGGAGCTCGGGCTAGATGACAATCAGAGCGTCGATCACAAACTGATGGGCACGATGGCGATTGCTACCAGTATTGATGCGATGGCAGCAGGATTTACCTTAAACTTATTAGCCGTCAATGCTTGGCTGGCCTGCTTAATTATAGCGCTTGTGACCGCTTTATTTAGCTTCTTTGGGGTATATTTAGGCCGTCAATCAGGAACCTGGCTTGAAGATAAAGCGGAAGTCGTGGGCGGTGTGGTGCTGATTGCCATTGGTATCAAGATGGTTTTATAG
- the dnaN gene encoding DNA polymerase III subunit beta — MQLSINRELLLKAINLIAKAADKRHNMVVLGNIKLEVTEQLLILTASDLEVELSAQVKLGNGATGSIGATTLPASKLHEICKLLPKDTMINLAAESNERCVINSGKSRFVLGTLPAADFPILGNPANITPLTLSRNVLMDLMAKTQFAMAIQDVRYYLTGMLFEVSQRQLTTVATDGHRLALARSVIEVADDFSMQAILPRKAVIELERLANELGKLVGGNDGNLTLSFGREFLQVSLPFGSVDSTGQIDDSVRVTFTARLIDGKFPDYRRVMPNNTDKIALANKEQMTDVLRRVSILSNEKSRGVIFKFSQDGNVEVRANNAEQDEAVEALQVKYQGAPIELSFNAAYLQDVLDVLGGDVQLHMSQANSSVLVNQLNDSQHQYVIMPMRI, encoded by the coding sequence ATGCAACTGTCTATCAATCGTGAACTGCTCTTAAAAGCCATTAATCTAATTGCTAAAGCAGCAGACAAACGCCATAACATGGTCGTTTTGGGTAACATTAAACTAGAGGTTACTGAGCAGCTACTGATTTTGACGGCCTCAGATCTAGAAGTAGAGCTGAGCGCACAAGTTAAGCTTGGTAATGGTGCCACAGGTAGTATTGGTGCGACCACGCTGCCGGCATCTAAATTACATGAAATCTGTAAGCTACTGCCTAAAGACACCATGATTAACCTTGCAGCGGAGAGTAATGAGCGCTGCGTGATTAATAGTGGCAAAAGCCGTTTTGTACTGGGCACATTGCCAGCTGCAGACTTCCCAATATTGGGTAATCCGGCCAATATTACGCCGCTCACCTTAAGCCGCAATGTGCTGATGGATCTTATGGCTAAGACGCAGTTTGCGATGGCCATTCAAGATGTTCGTTATTACCTTACCGGTATGTTATTTGAAGTGTCGCAGCGTCAGCTCACCACGGTTGCCACAGACGGTCACCGTTTGGCTTTGGCTCGTAGTGTTATTGAAGTGGCAGATGATTTTAGCATGCAGGCTATTTTACCGCGCAAAGCAGTTATTGAGCTTGAGCGTTTGGCCAATGAGCTGGGTAAATTAGTGGGGGGTAATGATGGTAACCTCACCTTAAGCTTTGGCCGTGAGTTCTTACAAGTAAGCCTACCTTTTGGTAGTGTGGACAGCACAGGCCAGATTGATGACTCAGTACGTGTGACCTTTACGGCACGCTTAATAGATGGCAAATTCCCTGATTATCGCCGAGTTATGCCTAATAATACTGATAAAATAGCACTGGCTAATAAAGAACAAATGACCGATGTCTTAAGACGGGTTTCTATCTTAAGTAATGAAAAGTCGCGCGGGGTTATTTTTAAATTCTCGCAAGATGGCAATGTCGAAGTACGTGCCAATAATGCTGAGCAGGATGAAGCAGTCGAAGCCTTACAAGTAAAATATCAAGGTGCCCCGATTGAGTTGTCGTTTAACGCAGCCTATTTACAAGATGTACTCGATGTCTTAGGCGGCGATGTGCAACTACACATGAGTCAAGCTAATAGCTCGGTATTGGTAAATCAGCTCAATGACAGCCAACACCAATATGTCATTATGCCCATGCGTATTTAA
- the recF gene encoding DNA replication/repair protein RecF (All proteins in this family for which functions are known are DNA-binding proteins that assist the filamentation of RecA onto DNA for the initiation of recombination or recombinational repair.), which translates to MLTQLSIHQLRNLHSVNIKVGQCNVFVGANGSGKTSLLESLYLLSRGKSFRHHQPKRYISHHAAHATVHAKFANGSSMAIQKAQDASTILRLDQQTVYVQSALAKQLPTLLIDPSSMDVLEIGSSSRRQLLDWITFHVKPGFHAQWLAYQRLLKQRNTILRQSGYLSDYQRQELAAWDKGLANHAALITHYRHEAFEEWQPLFNQLIEQLLPDYAPFIQLRFSAGYNTDQPLDELLQQRLAQDFQTGYTRVGCHRADIQVLWLEDAQARQTVQQAAETSGMAQTAAHSNIHSHADIKLSTDLVDNIEDVNNWEDETAYTLTGNVREQAANVLSRGEKKLLITALRLSQLPLLSTKLSTKLSLTDSAAVTDTVIGSNSASEDQPHPSALSDAILPVVLLDDITAELDERALSILLKTLSELSCQIFITSLDGDIMPQIKQYWPQAQRFHVKQGHIQKMTE; encoded by the coding sequence ATGCTGACGCAACTGAGCATTCATCAATTACGTAATTTGCATTCCGTTAATATCAAAGTCGGGCAGTGTAACGTGTTTGTGGGTGCCAATGGCAGTGGTAAGACTTCTTTACTAGAGTCATTGTATCTGCTATCGCGGGGTAAAAGCTTTCGTCATCATCAGCCCAAGCGCTATATCTCACATCATGCTGCGCACGCCACTGTCCATGCCAAGTTTGCCAATGGCAGCAGTATGGCCATCCAAAAGGCGCAAGATGCCAGCACCATTCTGCGCTTAGATCAGCAGACAGTATATGTACAAAGTGCCTTGGCTAAGCAGTTGCCCACCTTGCTCATTGATCCCTCATCGATGGATGTGCTTGAAATAGGTAGCAGCAGTCGTCGTCAGTTATTAGACTGGATAACGTTTCACGTGAAACCTGGCTTTCATGCACAGTGGTTGGCTTACCAACGTCTATTAAAGCAGCGCAATACTATTTTAAGGCAGTCTGGGTATTTGTCCGATTATCAAAGACAAGAGTTGGCAGCTTGGGACAAGGGGTTGGCCAATCATGCCGCTTTAATTACTCATTATCGCCATGAGGCATTTGAGGAGTGGCAGCCCTTATTCAATCAATTAATTGAGCAGTTGTTGCCAGATTACGCTCCTTTTATTCAGCTCAGGTTCTCTGCCGGATACAACACGGATCAGCCTTTAGATGAGTTATTGCAGCAGCGTCTGGCGCAGGATTTTCAGACGGGTTATACCCGAGTTGGCTGTCATAGAGCGGATATACAGGTGCTTTGGCTTGAAGATGCACAGGCTAGACAGACCGTACAGCAAGCTGCTGAAACATCGGGTATGGCGCAGACTGCTGCCCATTCCAATATTCATTCTCATGCTGACATAAAGTTATCCACAGACCTTGTGGATAATATAGAGGATGTGAATAACTGGGAAGATGAGACCGCTTATACCTTGACAGGTAACGTGCGAGAGCAGGCTGCTAATGTATTATCACGTGGTGAGAAAAAACTGTTAATTACCGCACTTCGCTTGTCTCAGCTACCTTTACTATCCACAAAACTATCCACAAAGTTATCGCTCACTGATTCTGCCGCTGTGACAGACACTGTTATAGGCTCTAATAGCGCCTCTGAAGACCAACCACACCCTTCGGCTTTAAGCGATGCCATATTACCTGTGGTCTTACTAGATGATATCACTGCTGAGCTGGATGAAAGGGCGCTGAGTATCTTGCTTAAGACGCTCTCTGAGTTGTCGTGCCAGATATTTATTACCAGTTTGGATGGCGATATTATGCCGCAAATTAAACAGTATTGGCCGCAGGCGCAAAGGTTTCACGTGAAACAAGGGCATATACAAAAAATGACTGAGTAA
- a CDS encoding crotonase/enoyl-CoA hydratase family protein: MSNNSQNNAPFTRLTYQQDGHICLIGLNRVDKRNAFDSHMIAQLSKALTDYEADSELRCALIFAHGEHFTAGLDLMELQDKLDKGVFAFDESQIDPWGISGKLRTKPVVVAVQGTCFTAGIELMLNSDVVIASDDCNFAQMEVQRGIMPFGGATVRFVAAAGWQKAMPYLLTGKPFDANTADKLGLVSDVVPKGEQYNRAYELATEISKAAPLGVQGVLASALDGARNGADSAMADIHSFLPPLFESEDAREGVMAMVERREANFKGR, from the coding sequence ATGAGCAATAATAGTCAAAATAATGCCCCATTCACTCGTCTCACTTATCAACAAGATGGCCACATCTGCCTAATCGGTCTGAACCGAGTCGATAAACGTAATGCTTTTGACAGCCATATGATTGCCCAGTTATCAAAGGCACTAACTGACTATGAAGCCGATAGCGAGCTACGCTGTGCGCTCATCTTTGCTCATGGCGAGCACTTTACCGCAGGTCTGGATCTCATGGAACTACAAGACAAGCTTGATAAAGGGGTGTTTGCGTTTGATGAGTCTCAAATCGATCCTTGGGGCATCAGTGGCAAGCTGCGTACCAAGCCTGTGGTAGTGGCAGTACAAGGTACTTGTTTCACGGCGGGTATTGAGCTGATGCTAAATAGCGATGTGGTGATCGCCAGTGACGACTGCAACTTTGCCCAGATGGAAGTGCAGCGCGGCATCATGCCGTTTGGCGGAGCGACGGTGCGTTTTGTGGCGGCGGCAGGTTGGCAAAAAGCCATGCCGTATTTATTAACCGGTAAGCCATTTGATGCCAATACTGCTGACAAATTAGGTCTGGTCAGCGACGTGGTACCCAAGGGTGAGCAGTATAACCGAGCCTACGAGCTGGCAACTGAGATTAGCAAGGCGGCACCGCTGGGCGTGCAAGGGGTATTGGCATCTGCATTAGACGGCGCGCGCAATGGCGCAGACAGTGCTATGGCCGATATCCACAGCTTTTTACCGCCCTTATTTGAGTCGGAAGATGCCCGTGAGGGCGTGATGGCGATGGTTGAGCGCCGTGAGGCCAACTTTAAGGGACGTTAA